The DNA region AAAGAAGGATTATTTAGTATCTGACATATTATTAATTATGTAGGGAGAAAAAATATCATATTATTCCATTTCCCGAAGATAAAATTTGGCGGGCCTTGAATTCCTGATAAAGTTTAAAAGTTTCAGGAGACGCGCCCCAACTAGAAATTTCTACTCGTAAGTTGCCAGAGAATACTTACGTGGAAGTAAGTATGAAGAGCAGTAGTGAATGAAAATGGTTTGTTGTCAGTATTTTTAACTGTGAGTTCCGTTGAAAGGGTCTTCTTATCAAGAGTGATCTGCAAGCAATTGCACAAACGCGAAGTTAGAAGTTTTATCATGTATCACGCTTGACCAAAAGAATCTTTGTATAGACATCTATCAAATCAAATAGGTATCACACCAAAGTATGTAAATGAGAATcctttatcaaattcatttacAACAAAAGGTCACATACCAATTATAGGGCTTGGATTTGAGATTTGGGGCCCCAAAATGTAGGGAAGATGGTAATATAACTTTTCCAGAAATGGGAATAAGAGGGTTGGGGGTTGGGTGTGCTTAGCACATTCTATGTAGTtactttaaaataattacaaattaACATAGGCAAACATCATTTGGAAATGCAAAGGTAGCACATTTCCCCCACAGCTCTGCCATTAGCTTTCACCCTTCTGTATACTCAAGCAGGTTTGAGTTTAGCTGTCTGTGACCGGCTAATAAGCTACAGAAATGATCTAGGAATATAAGGATAAACAAGATGAAAATTTTGATTGGTAAAGCGAAAGATGCTAAATAACTACTACTCGAACCTTGTAAAGAGCATGGAAACTATAGTCCCACATCGCACGGCTGTAAGGGCCATCCTTTAGCTCCAGAGTAACAGTAGGTTTCTCTTCCACATTTTCAGAGCTAACAAGAGACCAATTCATGTTCCTTCCAAATCCGTGCTGTCAACCAGATGAGCAAATTTAAGAGTCAAAACCAGCATTCAGAAACTGATCAGATAGCATGAAATATTGAAGAATAAGTTATGATACTGCATGACACAATTACCAATAGAACTCTAAGTGGAGCTTTAACTATATTTCTAGCATCTAGCGAAGGGCTAGAGTGCATTCGTAGCAGAAACCGACACTTGATGCTTTTGTAAAAGAGTAGCTTCTTCATTAAGAAATGCTAGCACTGTAACTTTAAGAAGTCTAAACTATATACATAGAGAAATTTGAAGTAATTTACCTGCTGGATTGGGCCAGGTCCAAATTGTGGGAAACAATGTGGTATTCCTCCACTGTACAATGTATAATAGTCAGTAAGGAAAGTGACATAGCCTCTTTAGTtctttagaatttcaaattttaaatgtaCAGATAGTAAAAAATTGATGATACTGCAGCTTCaacaaaaggaaagaaaaatgctTCTAGTCTGGTGAATTGCTAATCATAAACGTGCTTCACTGTGTTGACGAAGAAGAAAATTTTAGCCATTTAAAAGAGTCCATAAAATTGGGAGTTGTGAACTTGAAAACTGGCTGCTGACCTGATTGGTTTCTGACCATTGAATACAGCATCTGGTCGAACAAAAAGTAGATCTTTACTGTCAACTTTCCAAGATGTGACACAAGCTCCAAATAGATATAGCTCTGCCTCACTGCaaataaggaaaagaaaaatgtctCGATTTTCAGCCAATCAACCACATAAACCAGCTTTTCAATGATGGTAAACAGAAGATTTTTGTTGTGCCTATTTGATATCTCGACAAGGTACAGACCCTGTGTTTTGGACTTGTGAAGCTAAAGGAAGTAAACATTGCTGCATTACTCAACAAAATAATATTGCTACAGGAATGACTAATGTAGATCCATTCTTATCACGGTAAACAGCCGATAGCATCACTAGATATCACTATTCATTGACATCTGCCATTATTTAGAACTAATTATTGGAACAGATTGTGGTCAGTTCAACATGAAGAACTTTGAAGACCTTATCCCACACTTGTCATTACATTGTTTTTTCCTTATCCCTCTTACTGATAATAATTAATCCTTCAAGATTAGATCTTTTCTTCCAGGTTCAGAATCAAACTGCCGATTTCTTCTCTCGCAACTATTTCTTACAATCTTACTTGTAAGCCAGAAAATTTACCATCATAGCTCCAGAATCCGCAATTAAAGTAACATATATTATGTACCACTAAGCTAAATACTAAGAATGTACCTTCCATGAGGAGAAGTCAAAACGACCTTGGGTAAATTCCCTAACCCTTCAGTAGATTTCACACTTGCAAATGCCATCCCTGAGTATCTGTAACCAACCGCAACACGTCAATTCAACCAATTACTCATCAAAACACAAACACCCCACTTAAAAAGATTGCATTTTCAAGACTTACAAAGCAGAAAAAGATTGTGTTTTTGAAGAATGAATCACTAGCTGGGGAGCAGAAAATTAATTGATAAATGGGtgaaatgaaagaagaaaatgattaagACATACCCAAAAActataattaaaagaaaaaatggaatttgatagagatatgaaaaatgaaggtgAAACTCACCGGTTGACTCGCCGAATTTTTGAGGAGGTTAAAGGAGAACAAGACCAAGTCATAGAAAGTGCTGCCATCTTCTTTTTTATGGCAAAATTACAAGTGATTTGCAGAAAGTAAGTTGTCTTTTTTGTATTCAACCGAAAAATTGTTCTGTTTTTATGTCTGTGGGCAGTTCCATGTTGTCCACTGAACTAGTTTAACTGGATATTGTGTCTATTCCATAAGTTCgaatattcctttttcttttttccttttgcttttaTAGTTTTGTCTGTTTATTGAAGAAATTCCTGCAGCCTACTACTATATGGGGGCATGAGATTGAGATCTTAAAATTGCACCAATAAGTAGCAATATAATTTATGGCAATTCACAAGTAGCAAAATAAAATaaccatatttttttaaaccattttttttataattgaatAAGTATTTGTTTAGTTTGGTGTAATAATTTCCCATTTTAATGAGTTTAGGATAGAGTGATATTTTCTTTAAGATTTGATGATACTTCCAAGTCCCAAACATAAACAATTTTTATAAATCCAAATATGTACAATTTTTCAAAAGCCAAAGTCAAAACTAATTCTCCCAAAACCAAACATAAATCAAACCCCAAACCCATTAAATGCCACCTAGGAAATTAAAATGTCCTTTTCTGCTGATGTTCTATTAAAAAGTATGTAGCTAGGATGTTGGTTTTCTTGCAGTATAGAAAATTTCTTCAAAGAGTTTTCTTGGTTTTGTCGCCGTCTTGGCCATTTCTTTCATGGGATGGGATGATTGAACTATTTTAGGACTTTTCGTTAGCCATAGATTCCAGGTGCTTAACTAGATTAATTCAGGTCTGCTATAGTTGATAAATCTAAAAGGAAGCTCGCGCACGAAGATTTCTAGCTTCACGCAGCCTATCTGCATAAGGGCTATGATTGAAAGTGTAGCTTATCCCGACGCATCGGACCTGTAATCTATAGGTCACACAGAGTCAACTTTATGTTGCTCCAAGGCTCCCTTTTATATAGTAGTTGATCAAATTATCAAGTCAAAAAGCAAGTATCAACAGACGTGTTTCAATCCAACGATATTAAATGAATCAGGGAAGTTCATAGAAGAACAATAGTCCAAAATCACATTCTTATGTGTGGACTTTTATTACAACTCAAATTACAAAGGAATCCTGTTGATTTCTAGGTAGaaactctttcttaaatgtgtATGATCCTCGAGGCCTTTTGCTTCCTTATGTGCGCGAAGCAAATTGTAAGCTTGCACACAAACCATCTGCGcagatttaaaaaagaaagaaagcctAGTGAAATTAACTAGCAAGGTGGAAGGTCCTTCGGTGGAGGCAGAATATTTTGATCTAATCCTGGTCCATTTTCCACTAGAAATGCTGTCTTCAGTCCCCAACCTGTGTGCAACTC from Lycium ferocissimum isolate CSIRO_LF1 chromosome 2, AGI_CSIRO_Lferr_CH_V1, whole genome shotgun sequence includes:
- the LOC132046540 gene encoding putative glucose-6-phosphate 1-epimerase; this translates as MAALSMTWSCSPLTSSKIRRVNRYSGMAFASVKSTEGLGNLPKVVLTSPHGSEAELYLFGACVTSWKVDSKDLLFVRPDAVFNGQKPISGGIPHCFPQFGPGPIQQHGFGRNMNWSLVSSENVEEKPTVTLELKDGPYSRAMWDYSFHALYKITLDKKTLSTELTVKNTDNKPFSFTTALHTYFHASVTGASVSGLKGCKTLNKVPDPTNPVEGKEERDVVTFPGFVDCVYLDAPNELQLDNGLGDKISIKNTNWSDAVVWNPHLTMEQSYKDFVCVENAKIGQVQLEPEQSWTAVQHLTVA